One Aphelocoma coerulescens isolate FSJ_1873_10779 unplaced genomic scaffold, UR_Acoe_1.0 HiC_scaffold_207, whole genome shotgun sequence genomic region harbors:
- the MAPK7 gene encoding LOW QUALITY PROTEIN: mitogen-activated protein kinase 7 (The sequence of the model RefSeq protein was modified relative to this genomic sequence to represent the inferred CDS: deleted 1 base in 1 codon): MAEPEPDPEEAPGAPRDPPGPLALLKARALDVTFEVGDEYEIIETIGTGAYGVVSSARRRDTGQQVAIKKIPNAFDVVTNAKRTLRELKILKHFKHDNIIGIKDILRPTGPYGEFRSVYVVLDLMESDLHQIIHSAQPLTLEHVRYFLYQLLRGLKYIHSANVLHRDLKPSNLLVNENCELKIGDFGMARGLGADPRQAKAFLTEYVATRWYRAPELLLSLHRYTRAIDMWSVGCIFAEMLGRRQLFPGRNYVHQLQLIMAVLGTPPAGVMAAIGAERVRAYVQSLPPRPPVPWESLFGAAEPAALALLGRMLRFDPRERVGVAEALRHPFLAKYHDPEDEPECVPAFDFAFDRQALTKEEIKAAIVAEIADFHARRDGIRRQIALAPSGGGGAAVNGTAGGGDGAMAVANGGVNNASVGDVAMVNAANSVGMADAGVNAANVNKASVSMVNVGNTNLNVANVAIGNSGINVANATVGNSSINVANAAMGNPSINVANAAMATVTAANGPAWPPCADVDMPSPGPAPDCPMDSPRVKAEPGAPAAPKRDGAISDDTKAALKAALLKSAMRNKSKEPPCAAPEAPEGRKPVTAAERQREREEKRRRRQERAKEREKKQRERERREPRGRGEGLQGLVLTDDDRHLLERWTKMRDRAPPASRPRPAPPAPAPPPCPAPPCAAAPEAWPGPEVWVEPPAGPGPADADVATVTQQLSKSQVEDLLPPVFPVTPKGSGAGYGVGFDLEEFLSQSLDMVGDAKDSQGDSAPLSASLLADWLEVHRLSPAALESLQRDLQLGSPMLLADDLPDP, from the exons ATGGCGGAGCCGGAGCCCGACCCCGAGGAGGCTCCGGgcgccccccgggacccccccgggcccctggccctgctcaaGGCGCGGGCGCTCGACGTCACCTTCGAGGTGGGGGACGAGTACGAGATCATCGAGACCATCGGCACCGGCGCCTACGGCGTGGTCAGCTCGGCCCGGCGCCGCGACACCG GCcagcaggtggccatcaagaaGATCCCGAACGCCTTTGACGTGGTGACCAACGCCAAGCGGACGCTGCGGGAGCTGAAGATCCTGAAGCACTTCAAGCATGACAACATCATCGGCATCAAGGACATCCTGCGGCCCACGGGGCCCTACGGCGAGTTCCGCTCCGT GTACGTGGTGCTGGACCTGATGGAGAGCGACCTCCACCAGATCATCCACTCGGCGCAGCCGCTGACGCTGGAGCACGTCCGCTACTTCCTGTACCAGCTGCTGCGCGGCCTCAAGTACATCCACTCGGCCAACGTCCTGCACCGCGACCTCAAGCCCAGCAACCTGCTGGTCAACGAGAACTGCGAGCTCAAGATCGGCGACTTCGGCATGGCGCGGGGGCTGGGCGCCGACCCGCGCCAGGCCAAGGCCTTCCTCACCGAGTACGTGGCCACGCGCTGGTACCGCGCgccggagctgctgctgtcGCTGCACCGCTACACCCGCGCCATCGACATGTGGTCGGTCGGCTGCATCTTCGCTGAGATGCTCGGCCGGCGCCAGCTCTTCCCCGGCCGCAACTACGTCCACCAGCTGCAGCTGATCATGGCCGTGCTGGGGACGCCGCCCGCCGGCGTCATGGCGGCCATCGGGGCCGAGCGGGTGCGGGCCTACGTGCAGAGCCTGCCGCCGCGCCCGCCGGTGCCCTGGGAGAGCCTGTTCGGCGCGGCCGAGCCGGCGGCGCTGGCGCTGCTGGGGCGGATGCTGCGCTTCGACCCGCGGGAGCGCGTGGGCGTGGCCGAGGCGCTGCGGCACCCGTTCCTCGCCAAGTACCACGACCCCGAGGACGAGCCCGAGTGCGTCCCCGCCTTCGACTTCGCCTTCGACCGCCAGGCGCTCACCAAGGAGGAGATCAAGGCGGCCATCGTGGCCGAGATCGCCGACTTCCACGCGCGCCGCGACGGCATCCGGCGCCAGATCGCCCTGGCCCCCTCGggcgggggcggtgccgcggTCAACGGCACAGCGGGCGGGGGTGACGGTGCCATGGCTGTGGCCAACGGCGGGGTCAACAACGCGAGCGTCGGCGACGTCGCCATGGTCAACGCGGCCAACAGCGTCGGCATGGCCGACGCCGGCGTTAACGCGGCCAACGTCAACAAGGCCAGCGTCAGTATGGTCAACGTGGGCAACACCAACCTCAACGTGGCCAATGTCGCCATAGGCAACTCCGGCATCAACGTGGCCAACGCCACCGTGGGCAACTCCAGCATCAATGTGGCCAACGCCGCCATGGGCAACCCTAGCATCAACGTGGCCAATGCCGCCATGGCCACCGTCACGGCTGCCaacggcccggcctggccgcccTGTGCTGACGTGGAcatgcccagccccggccccgcccctgaCTGCCCCATGGACTCCCCGCGGGTGAAGGCGGAGCCGGGTGCGCCGGCGGCCCCCAAGAGGGACGGCGCCATCTCCGACGACACCAAGGCCGCCCTGAAGGCGGCGCTGCTCAAGTCGGCCATGAGGAACAAGAGCAAAG AGCCGCCCTGTGCCGCCCCTGAGGCGCCCGAGGGCCGCAAGCCGGTGACGGCGGCCgagcggcagcgggagcgggagGAGAAGCGGCGCCGCCGGCAGGAGCGCGCCAAGGAGCGCGAGAAGAAGCAGCGGGAGCGCGAGCGCCgcgagccccggggccgcggtgAGGGCCTGCAGGGCCTCGTCCTCACCGACGACGACCGGCACCTCCTGGAGCGCTGGACCAAGATGCGCGACAGGGCCCCCCCG GccagccgcccccgccccgccccccccgccccggccccgcccccctgccccgccccacccTGTGCCGCGGCCCCCGAGGCCTGGCCGGGCCCCGAGGTGTGGGTGGAGCCTcctgccggccccggccccgccgacGCCGATGTGGCCACGGTCACCCAGCAGCTCTCCAAGTCGCAG GTGGAGGATCTGCTCCCCCCTGTCTTCCCGGTGACCCCCAAGGGCAGCGGCGCCGGTTACGGCGTCGGCTTCGACCTGGAGGAGTTCCTCAGCCAATCACTGGACATGGTGGGGGACGCCAAGGACAG CCAGGGGGACTCGGCGCCGCTCTCGGCGTCGCTCTTGGCCGATTGGCTGGAGGTTCACCGCCTCAGCCCCGCCGCCCTCGAGAGCCTCCAGCGCGACCTCCAGCTCGGCTCCCCGATGCTCTTGGCCGACGACCTCCCGGACCCCTGA
- the LOC138101169 gene encoding syntaxin-4-like isoform X3 encodes MLLEDFRLSLWYWRTFFPSLWFWRPERPLSMVSAVCFAPAQRGHFRFATMRDRTRELRQARRVRAGLRALELKLAALEQQQELVLGCPLPPPELQRDLQQLRDEIQELTREIRGGLRGLEPAKEDEENPNSIGARLRRTQHGVLAQQFWGVTGRLQAAQARYRQRSLDRIRRQLHIAGSPPLSEEELEQMLESGHSEVFVSNVLGAARAARAALDEVGERHRDLQRLERGLRELGELFQLLGGTVEAQGEVIDRIERHVQDSGAHLGKGRGHLSQARRRQQGARKKRLAFAACVSVAIIVLVAIIAASVAAG; translated from the exons ATGCTATTGGAGGACTTCCGGTTGTCTCTATGGTACTGGagaacttttttcccctctctatGGTTTTGGCGGCCAGAGCGGCCTCTCTCGATGGTTTCGGCCGTCTGTTTTGCGCCTGCGCAGCGCGGCCACTTCCGTTTCGCCACCATGAGGGACCGGACGCGGGAACTGCGCCAG GCGCGGCGGGTGCGGGCGGGGCTGCGGGCGCTGGAGCTGAAGCTGGCggcgctggagcagcagcaggagctggtgctgggctgccccctcccccccccgg AGCTCCAGCGGGATTTGCAGCAACTCCGGGATGAGATCCAGGAGCTGACGCGGGAGATCCGGGGGGGGCTGCGAG gccTGGAGCCGgccaaggaggacgaggagaaccCGAATTCCATCGGGGCCCGGCTGCGGCGCACCCAG cACGGGGTCCTGGCCCAGCAGTTTTGGGGGGTCACCGGACGCCTCCAGGCCGCCCAGGCCCGGTACCGGCAGCGCAGCCTCGACCGGATCCGGCGGCAGCTCCACatcg CCGGGAGCCCCCCGCTGtcggaggaggagctggagcagatgttgGAGTCGGGGCACAGCGAGGTCTTCGTGTCCAAc GTGCTgggcgcggcgcgggcggcgcgggcggcgctggaCGAGGTCGGGGAGCGGCACCGGGACCTGCAGCGGCTCGAGAGGGGCCTGCGGGAACTGGGGGAGCTCTTCCAGTTACTGGGGGGCACCGTGGAGGCCcag GGCGAGGTGATCGATCGCATCGAGCGCCACGTGCAGGACTCGGGGGCGCACCTGGGCAAGGGCCGGGGCCACCTGAGCCAGGCCCGGCGGCGCCAGCAGGGGGCACGCAag AAGCGCCTGGCGTTCGCCGCCTGCGTCTCTGTCGCGATAATCGTCCTGGTCGCCATCATCGCCGCCTCGGTGGCCGCGGGGTAG
- the LOC138101169 gene encoding syntaxin-4-like isoform X1, which translates to MVLENFFPLSMVLAARAASLDGFGRLFCACAARPLPFRHHEGPDAGTAPGESPKNGGKEPENGQKSPKLGSGSPDMGSGSPDMGSGSQKMTIWTQKGASDSDSDSEGGEGRLCPPSDPVLAQARRVRAGLRALELKLAALEQQQELVLGCPLPPPELQRDLQQLRDEIQELTREIRGGLRGLEPAKEDEENPNSIGARLRRTQHGVLAQQFWGVTGRLQAAQARYRQRSLDRIRRQLHIAGSPPLSEEELEQMLESGHSEVFVSNVLGAARAARAALDEVGERHRDLQRLERGLRELGELFQLLGGTVEAQGEVIDRIERHVQDSGAHLGKGRGHLSQARRRQQGARKKRLAFAACVSVAIIVLVAIIAASVAAG; encoded by the exons ATGGTACTGGagaacttttttcccctctctatGGTTTTGGCGGCCAGAGCGGCCTCTCTCGATGGTTTCGGCCGTCTGTTTTGCGCCTGCGCAGCGCGGCCACTTCCGTTTCGCCACCATGAGGGACCGGACGCGGGAACTGCGCCAGGCGAGAGCccaaaaaacgggggaaaagaGCCGGAAAATGGGCAAAAGAGCCCAAAATTGGGATCGGGGAGCCCAGATATGGGATCGGGGAGCCCAGATATGGGATCGGGGTCGCAAAAAATGACGATTTGGACCCAAAAAGGG GCCTCGGACTCGGACTCGGACtcggaggggggggaggggcggctcTGCCCCCCCAGCGACCCCGTCCTGGCCCAG GCGCGGCGGGTGCGGGCGGGGCTGCGGGCGCTGGAGCTGAAGCTGGCggcgctggagcagcagcaggagctggtgctgggctgccccctcccccccccgg AGCTCCAGCGGGATTTGCAGCAACTCCGGGATGAGATCCAGGAGCTGACGCGGGAGATCCGGGGGGGGCTGCGAG gccTGGAGCCGgccaaggaggacgaggagaaccCGAATTCCATCGGGGCCCGGCTGCGGCGCACCCAG cACGGGGTCCTGGCCCAGCAGTTTTGGGGGGTCACCGGACGCCTCCAGGCCGCCCAGGCCCGGTACCGGCAGCGCAGCCTCGACCGGATCCGGCGGCAGCTCCACatcg CCGGGAGCCCCCCGCTGtcggaggaggagctggagcagatgttgGAGTCGGGGCACAGCGAGGTCTTCGTGTCCAAc GTGCTgggcgcggcgcgggcggcgcgggcggcgctggaCGAGGTCGGGGAGCGGCACCGGGACCTGCAGCGGCTCGAGAGGGGCCTGCGGGAACTGGGGGAGCTCTTCCAGTTACTGGGGGGCACCGTGGAGGCCcag GGCGAGGTGATCGATCGCATCGAGCGCCACGTGCAGGACTCGGGGGCGCACCTGGGCAAGGGCCGGGGCCACCTGAGCCAGGCCCGGCGGCGCCAGCAGGGGGCACGCAag AAGCGCCTGGCGTTCGCCGCCTGCGTCTCTGTCGCGATAATCGTCCTGGTCGCCATCATCGCCGCCTCGGTGGCCGCGGGGTAG
- the LOC138101169 gene encoding syntaxin-4-like isoform X2, producing MLLEDFRLSLWYWRTFFPSLWFWRPERPLSMVSAVCFAPAQRGHFRFATMRDRTRELRQASDSDSDSEGGEGRLCPPSDPVLAQARRVRAGLRALELKLAALEQQQELVLGCPLPPPELQRDLQQLRDEIQELTREIRGGLRGLEPAKEDEENPNSIGARLRRTQHGVLAQQFWGVTGRLQAAQARYRQRSLDRIRRQLHIAGSPPLSEEELEQMLESGHSEVFVSNVLGAARAARAALDEVGERHRDLQRLERGLRELGELFQLLGGTVEAQGEVIDRIERHVQDSGAHLGKGRGHLSQARRRQQGARKKRLAFAACVSVAIIVLVAIIAASVAAG from the exons ATGCTATTGGAGGACTTCCGGTTGTCTCTATGGTACTGGagaacttttttcccctctctatGGTTTTGGCGGCCAGAGCGGCCTCTCTCGATGGTTTCGGCCGTCTGTTTTGCGCCTGCGCAGCGCGGCCACTTCCGTTTCGCCACCATGAGGGACCGGACGCGGGAACTGCGCCAG GCCTCGGACTCGGACTCGGACtcggaggggggggaggggcggctcTGCCCCCCCAGCGACCCCGTCCTGGCCCAG GCGCGGCGGGTGCGGGCGGGGCTGCGGGCGCTGGAGCTGAAGCTGGCggcgctggagcagcagcaggagctggtgctgggctgccccctcccccccccgg AGCTCCAGCGGGATTTGCAGCAACTCCGGGATGAGATCCAGGAGCTGACGCGGGAGATCCGGGGGGGGCTGCGAG gccTGGAGCCGgccaaggaggacgaggagaaccCGAATTCCATCGGGGCCCGGCTGCGGCGCACCCAG cACGGGGTCCTGGCCCAGCAGTTTTGGGGGGTCACCGGACGCCTCCAGGCCGCCCAGGCCCGGTACCGGCAGCGCAGCCTCGACCGGATCCGGCGGCAGCTCCACatcg CCGGGAGCCCCCCGCTGtcggaggaggagctggagcagatgttgGAGTCGGGGCACAGCGAGGTCTTCGTGTCCAAc GTGCTgggcgcggcgcgggcggcgcgggcggcgctggaCGAGGTCGGGGAGCGGCACCGGGACCTGCAGCGGCTCGAGAGGGGCCTGCGGGAACTGGGGGAGCTCTTCCAGTTACTGGGGGGCACCGTGGAGGCCcag GGCGAGGTGATCGATCGCATCGAGCGCCACGTGCAGGACTCGGGGGCGCACCTGGGCAAGGGCCGGGGCCACCTGAGCCAGGCCCGGCGGCGCCAGCAGGGGGCACGCAag AAGCGCCTGGCGTTCGCCGCCTGCGTCTCTGTCGCGATAATCGTCCTGGTCGCCATCATCGCCGCCTCGGTGGCCGCGGGGTAG